One part of the Lapillicoccus jejuensis genome encodes these proteins:
- the glpD gene encoding glycerol-3-phosphate dehydrogenase, whose amino-acid sequence MPDPVALDPGYRSRAWKAATTDPVDVLVVGGGVTGAGIALDAVTRGLRVVLVEQSDLAAGTSSRSSKLFHGGLRYLEQLNFSLVREALKERELMLTRIAPHLVKPVRFLYPLQHRFWERPYVTAGLTLYDTMGGARSVPRHQQLTRTQARRLVPALKADALAGALAYYDAQADDARHTMMVARTAAAYGATILTSARVEGFEHAGERVTGARVTDVETGEEHRIEASVVINSTGVWTDEIQTMAGGRGRFHVRASKGVHLVVPRDRISSEVGMILRTEKSVLFVIPWNTHWIVGTTDTDWNLDLAHPAASKADIDYVLEHVNKVLANPLTHDDIQGVYAGLRPLLSGENDSTSQLSREHAVSRPQPGLISIAGGKYTTYRVMAADAVDAALEDLPSGTPASVTEDIPLLGAEGYRALVNQVPRIAARHHLPEWRVQRLLDRYGSLFGELVDLATEDPSLWEPLAAAPEYLRVEIRYAADHEGALHLDDILARRTRISIETEDRGVDVAQEVAELVAPVLGWDEGRVTDEVSAYRARVTAERESQRAPEDQAANAERLVAPDIRRRSVGRALA is encoded by the coding sequence ATGCCCGACCCCGTCGCCCTCGACCCCGGCTACCGCTCGCGAGCCTGGAAGGCCGCCACCACCGACCCCGTCGACGTCCTCGTCGTCGGTGGCGGCGTGACGGGGGCGGGCATCGCCCTCGACGCCGTGACCCGCGGCCTGCGGGTCGTCCTCGTGGAGCAGAGCGACCTCGCCGCCGGGACGTCGTCGCGCAGCTCGAAGCTCTTCCACGGCGGCCTGCGCTACCTCGAGCAGCTGAACTTCTCGCTCGTCCGCGAGGCGCTCAAGGAGCGCGAGCTCATGCTCACCCGGATCGCCCCGCACCTGGTCAAGCCCGTGCGTTTCCTCTACCCGCTCCAGCACCGGTTCTGGGAGCGGCCGTACGTCACCGCCGGCCTCACCCTCTACGACACCATGGGTGGCGCGCGCTCGGTGCCCCGGCACCAGCAGCTGACCCGCACCCAGGCGCGCCGGCTCGTCCCCGCGCTCAAGGCCGACGCGCTCGCGGGCGCGCTCGCCTACTACGACGCCCAGGCCGACGACGCACGGCACACGATGATGGTCGCCCGCACCGCGGCGGCGTACGGCGCCACGATCCTCACCTCCGCGCGGGTCGAGGGCTTCGAGCACGCCGGTGAGCGCGTGACCGGCGCCCGGGTCACCGACGTCGAGACCGGTGAGGAGCACCGCATCGAGGCGTCGGTCGTCATCAACTCGACCGGCGTGTGGACCGACGAGATCCAGACGATGGCCGGCGGCCGCGGCCGCTTCCACGTCCGGGCCTCCAAGGGCGTGCACCTCGTCGTCCCGCGCGACCGGATCAGCTCCGAGGTGGGCATGATCCTGCGCACCGAGAAGTCGGTCCTCTTCGTCATCCCGTGGAACACGCACTGGATCGTCGGCACCACCGACACCGACTGGAACCTCGACCTCGCGCACCCGGCCGCGAGCAAGGCCGACATCGACTACGTCCTCGAGCACGTCAACAAGGTGCTGGCCAACCCCCTCACCCACGACGACATCCAGGGGGTCTACGCCGGGCTGCGGCCGCTGCTGTCCGGGGAGAACGACTCGACGTCGCAGCTGTCGCGCGAGCACGCCGTGTCGCGCCCGCAGCCGGGCCTCATCTCCATCGCCGGCGGCAAGTACACGACCTACCGGGTCATGGCCGCCGACGCCGTCGACGCCGCGCTCGAGGACCTGCCCTCGGGCACCCCGGCCAGCGTCACCGAGGACATCCCGCTGCTCGGCGCCGAGGGCTACCGCGCCCTGGTCAACCAGGTCCCGCGGATCGCCGCCCGGCACCACCTGCCGGAGTGGCGCGTCCAGCGGCTGCTCGACCGCTACGGCTCGCTCTTCGGCGAGCTGGTCGACCTCGCCACCGAGGACCCGTCGCTGTGGGAGCCGCTCGCCGCCGCGCCGGAGTACCTGCGCGTCGAGATCCGCTACGCCGCCGACCACGAGGGCGCCCTGCACCTCGACGACATCCTCGCCCGGCGGACCCGGATCAGCATCGAGACCGAGGACCGCGGCGTCGACGTGGCCCAGGAGGTCGCCGAGCTCGTCGCCCCGGTGCTCGGCTGGGACGAGGGCCGGGTCACCGACGAGGTGTCGGCCTACCGCGCCCGGGTCACCGCCGAGCGCGAGTCGCAGCGGGCCCCCGAGGACCAGGCGGCCAACGCCGAGCGGCTCGTCGCGCCGGACATCCGCCGCCGGTCGGTGGGTCGCGCGCTCGCCTGA
- a CDS encoding IclR family transcriptional regulator — protein sequence MPGTIQSVARAAGIVRVLVAAGAPLDLAEVAAAVGLAKTTTHGLLSTLREVGWVEQDRAGRYRAVAGLQGLAQAVDLADLRSVATLWMDRLAALCGLEVLLVAPEHGRAVVAQHVFRPDNSPQRLRVGDDQPVHATATGKLLLACCAPGQLDRPTEPLHRFTTRTLTSLTDLDAELEQVAADGVAVGRGEQVRARYGVAVPVRDGLGYAVAALAVAGRREEVLHGDVVRAELVSSLRGVAVSLRHAWAAGP from the coding sequence GTGCCGGGGACGATCCAGTCGGTGGCCAGGGCGGCGGGGATCGTCCGGGTCCTCGTCGCCGCGGGCGCGCCGCTGGACCTCGCCGAGGTGGCGGCCGCGGTGGGACTGGCCAAGACGACGACCCACGGCCTGCTGAGCACGCTGCGCGAGGTCGGCTGGGTGGAGCAGGACCGGGCGGGGCGCTACCGCGCCGTCGCCGGGCTGCAGGGGCTCGCGCAGGCGGTCGACCTCGCCGACCTGCGCAGCGTCGCGACGCTGTGGATGGACCGGCTCGCCGCCCTCTGCGGGCTCGAGGTGCTCCTCGTCGCGCCGGAGCACGGGCGGGCGGTCGTCGCCCAGCACGTCTTCCGTCCCGACAACAGCCCGCAGCGGCTGCGGGTCGGCGACGACCAGCCGGTCCACGCGACCGCGACGGGCAAGCTCCTGCTCGCCTGCTGCGCCCCCGGCCAGCTCGACCGGCCGACGGAGCCGCTGCACCGCTTCACCACCCGCACGCTCACCTCGCTCACCGACCTCGACGCCGAGCTCGAGCAGGTCGCCGCCGACGGGGTCGCCGTCGGTCGGGGGGAGCAGGTGCGGGCCCGGTACGGCGTCGCGGTGCCGGTCCGCGACGGCCTCGGGTACGCCGTCGCCGCCCTCGCCGTCGCGGGGCGGCGCGAGGAGGTGCTGCACGGGGACGTCGTCCGGGCCGAGCTGGTGTCGTCGCTGCGCGGGGTGGCCGTGTCGCTGCGGCACGCGTGGGCGGCGGGCCCGTGA